One genomic window of Thermococcus indicus includes the following:
- a CDS encoding MBL fold metallo-hydrolase — MIEITFLGSGGGRFITITQFRSTGGFHIRASKNIYVDPGPGALVRSWRYKLDPRRLDAIFVSHRHVDHCNDTEVMIEAMTGGALKKRGMLIASKSVVYGDETHTPAVSKYHMDVLESIHIPEPGSKIAIGDEELIITPTVHSDPTTIGFRMKTRYGDISYIPDTAYFDELVEWHDGSKLLIAAVTRPRDMGIPYHLSTDDIVMMLKKMNEKPEVLVMSHIGMKMHFANPYKEAKYIETVTGVKTYVAKEGFRVMVEKNEISVRTLRPARFV; from the coding sequence TTGATAGAGATTACCTTCCTTGGCAGCGGTGGTGGAAGGTTCATCACCATAACGCAGTTCCGCTCCACCGGTGGGTTCCATATTCGTGCCAGCAAGAACATCTACGTTGACCCGGGGCCGGGTGCACTGGTTCGCTCCTGGAGATACAAGCTCGACCCGAGGAGGCTGGACGCAATATTCGTCTCCCACAGGCACGTCGACCACTGCAACGATACGGAGGTCATGATAGAGGCCATGACAGGCGGGGCTTTGAAAAAGAGGGGTATGCTCATAGCATCGAAGAGCGTCGTGTACGGCGATGAGACACACACTCCTGCGGTCAGCAAGTACCACATGGACGTCCTTGAGAGCATCCACATACCCGAACCGGGAAGCAAGATAGCCATCGGTGATGAAGAGCTGATAATAACCCCCACCGTACACTCAGACCCCACGACGATAGGATTCCGCATGAAGACCCGCTACGGTGACATATCCTACATCCCGGACACGGCTTACTTCGATGAGCTCGTAGAGTGGCATGATGGTTCGAAGCTTCTGATAGCCGCCGTGACGAGGCCTAGGGATATGGGGATACCCTATCACCTGAGCACCGATGACATCGTCATGATGCTCAAGAAAATGAACGAGAAGCCAGAAGTTCTTGTGATGAGCCACATAGGGATGAAGATGCACTTCGCGAACCCCTACAAGGAGGCCAAGTACATAGAAACCGTCACCGGCGTTAAGACGTACGTCGCTAAGGAGGGCTTCAGGGTCATGGTGGAAAAGAACGAAATCTCGGTGAGAACTCTCAGACCCGCGAGGTTCGTTTAG
- the glmM gene encoding phosphoglucosamine mutase encodes MKLFGTAGIRGTLWEKVTPELAMNLGKAVGTYINGKTVAVARDGRTSSVMLQSALISGLLSMGTEVLDFGLIPTPALAWGTQEYGDGGVMITASHNPPTDNGIKVFNGDGTEFYVEQEEELEELVFSGNFRKAAWSEIKTVKAIDVIDDYIGAVLDFVNHETNLKVLYDGANGAGSVLAPYLLREMGAKVMSVNAHVDGHFPGRKPEPRYENIAYLGELARELGVDLVIAQDGDADRIAVFDERGNYINEDTVIALFAKLYVEEHGGGTVVVSIDTGSRIDHVVENAGGRVVRIPLGQPHDGIKRYGAIFAAEPWKLVHPRFGPWIDSFVTMGLLIKLMDERGKPLSQIIREEIPTYYLTKKNVKCPDEHKREAMERAYRVLEEKLGADVKEILTISGYRLQLKDGSWVLVRPSGTEPKIRVVVEAPSERRRDELFKLAYGTVRKAVEEAMKNKRG; translated from the coding sequence ATGAAGCTCTTCGGTACCGCTGGAATTAGAGGCACCCTGTGGGAGAAGGTCACCCCAGAACTCGCGATGAACCTCGGAAAGGCAGTTGGCACGTACATCAACGGAAAAACTGTGGCGGTTGCGAGGGACGGCAGGACGTCGAGCGTAATGCTCCAGAGCGCCCTCATCTCGGGACTCCTCTCAATGGGAACCGAGGTTCTTGATTTCGGTTTGATACCAACGCCCGCTTTAGCGTGGGGAACCCAGGAGTACGGCGACGGGGGAGTCATGATAACGGCGAGCCACAACCCACCGACGGACAACGGAATAAAGGTCTTCAACGGCGATGGAACGGAGTTCTACGTCGAGCAGGAGGAGGAGCTTGAGGAACTCGTTTTCTCCGGAAACTTCAGAAAGGCCGCCTGGAGTGAAATAAAGACCGTAAAAGCCATCGATGTCATCGATGACTACATTGGAGCCGTTCTCGACTTCGTTAATCATGAGACCAATCTCAAAGTTCTCTACGACGGCGCCAACGGCGCGGGAAGCGTTCTGGCCCCCTATCTGCTCCGCGAGATGGGGGCGAAAGTGATGAGCGTGAACGCCCACGTTGACGGCCACTTCCCTGGAAGGAAGCCGGAACCGAGGTACGAGAACATAGCCTACCTAGGGGAGCTGGCGAGGGAGCTTGGAGTTGACCTCGTCATCGCCCAGGACGGCGACGCCGACAGGATAGCGGTGTTCGACGAGAGGGGGAATTACATCAACGAGGACACTGTTATAGCGCTCTTCGCGAAGCTCTACGTGGAGGAACACGGCGGGGGAACGGTCGTCGTTTCCATCGACACCGGCTCAAGGATAGACCACGTCGTTGAGAACGCCGGCGGTAGGGTGGTGAGGATTCCCCTCGGCCAGCCGCACGACGGGATAAAGAGGTACGGGGCAATCTTCGCGGCTGAACCGTGGAAGCTAGTCCACCCGAGGTTCGGGCCGTGGATAGACAGCTTCGTGACCATGGGGCTTCTCATAAAGCTCATGGACGAGCGCGGAAAGCCGCTCTCCCAGATAATCAGGGAGGAGATACCGACCTACTACCTCACCAAGAAGAACGTGAAGTGCCCGGACGAACACAAGAGAGAAGCGATGGAGAGGGCATACAGAGTACTCGAAGAGAAGCTGGGGGCTGATGTTAAGGAAATCCTGACGATCTCCGGCTACCGCCTCCAGCTGAAGGACGGCTCGTGGGTCCTTGTGAGGCCGAGCGGAACGGAGCCGAAGATTCGCGTCGTTGTCGAGGCCCCCAGCGAGAGGAGGCGCGATGAGCTCTTCAAACTGGCCTACGGAACCGTCAGAAAGGCCGTTGAAGAAGCCATGAAAAATAAGAGGGGCTAA
- a CDS encoding UPF0146 family protein yields MGIEDFADFLAREVPKGRIAELGIGFQFKVALRLKELGYDVLAVDWNPASVERAVELGLNAVRDDLFSPKVELYEGVAALYSVRPTPEIVRPILGLGRKLHVPVYILPLTGDTMPRTMRLTNFRGLAIYSAKGI; encoded by the coding sequence ATGGGCATAGAGGACTTCGCCGATTTTCTGGCCAGGGAGGTGCCGAAGGGCAGGATAGCCGAGCTTGGAATAGGCTTCCAGTTCAAAGTGGCGCTCAGACTCAAGGAACTGGGCTACGACGTTCTGGCCGTTGACTGGAACCCGGCGTCCGTCGAGAGGGCGGTGGAGCTCGGCCTGAACGCCGTCAGGGACGACCTCTTCAGCCCGAAGGTGGAGCTCTACGAGGGGGTCGCGGCGCTTTACTCCGTGAGGCCGACCCCGGAGATAGTGCGGCCGATCCTGGGGCTCGGGCGGAAACTCCACGTCCCCGTTTACATCCTCCCGCTCACAGGGGACACCATGCCGAGGACGATGAGGCTCACCAACTTCAGGGGGCTGGCGATATACTCCGCCAAAGGTATTTAA
- a CDS encoding glucodextranase DOMON-like domain-containing protein — protein sequence MRRVVALLLAVLMVGSLIGANVKTVGAAEPKPLNVIIVWHQHQPYYYDPIQDIYTRPWVRLHAANNYWKMAYYLSQYPEVHTTIDLSGSLIAQLADYMHGKKDTYQIITEKIASGEPLTVDEKWFMLQAPGGFFDHTIPWNGEPITDPSGNPIRDFWNRYTELKDKMQAAKAKYANLPLEEQKAAVTNEFTEQDYIDLAVLFNLAWIDYGYIMSNPELKALYDKVDEGGYTREDVKTVLDAQLWLLNHTFEEHEKINLLLGNGNVEVTVVPYAHPIGPILNDFGWESDFDGQVKKADELYREYLGNGTAVPVGGWAAESALNDKTLEILAENGWTWVMTDQLVLDRLGVDKTVENYYKPWVAEFNGKKIYLFPRDHALSDRVGFTYAGMNQYQAVDDFVNELLKLQKENYDGSLVYVVTLDGENPWEHYPYDGKLFLNELYKKLTELQEQGLIRTLTPSEYIQLYGDEANKLAPKMMERLDLTGDKVNALLKAQSLGDLYDTIGVKEEMQWPESSWIDGTLSTWIGEPQENYGWYLLYLARKTLMEKKGEMSQADWEKAHEYLLRAEASDWFWWYGSDQNSGQDYTFDRYLKTYLYEMYKLAGVEPPSYLFGNYFPDGEPYVTRALDGLKEGEMKNYSSMSSLSDGVSVYFDGDGLHFIVKGDLNEFEVSIWEKGERVGNTFTLLQERPSELRYSMFPFSADSVGLLITKHIVYENGKAEIYKATDYEKSEKLGEPTVRDVEGGREVIVPFEYLENPSDFYFAVSTVKDNRLEVISTPVELKLPTEVKGVVIADITDPEGDDHGPGTYTYPTDGVFVEGAFDLLRFRMLEQTDSYVMEFYFKDLGGNPWNGPNGFSLQIIEVYLDFKDGGNSTAIKMFPDGPGANVNLDPNHPWDVAFRIAGWDYGNLIILPNGTVYQGEMQISADPVKNAVIVKVPKKYIAINEDYGLWGDVLVGSQDGYGPDKWRTVAVDAEQWKLGGADPQAVINGVTPRVLDELVPQGFEPTQEEQLSSYDANDMKLATVRAIPLLKQGIVVSDPEGDDHGPGTYTYPTDGVFKPGVFDLLKFKMTEGDDDWTLEFYFRDLGGNPWNGPNGFSLQIIEAYFDFRDGGNISAIKMFPDGPGSNVQLDPHHPWDVALRIAGWDYGNLIILPNGTVYQGEMQISADPVKNAIIVKVPKKYLPNVREYGLYAAVITGSQDGYGPDKWRPVAVEAEQWKLGGAEADAVINGVAPRVVDELVPAGFKPTQEEQLNSYDAENMKLATVLMIPLVEGSGGEKPTPTETTTSETSSSSTTSSPSSTTSPSSTTSPSTTPTTSSPTTTTTGGGGICGPAALVGLALLPLLARRRR from the coding sequence ATGAGGCGGGTGGTTGCCCTACTCCTAGCAGTTTTGATGGTTGGAAGTTTGATTGGAGCGAACGTCAAGACCGTTGGAGCGGCCGAGCCGAAGCCGCTCAACGTCATAATAGTCTGGCACCAGCACCAGCCCTACTACTACGACCCGATCCAGGACATCTACACCAGGCCCTGGGTCAGGCTCCACGCGGCCAACAACTACTGGAAGATGGCCTACTACCTGAGCCAGTACCCCGAAGTTCACACCACCATTGACCTCTCCGGCTCGCTCATAGCCCAGCTGGCAGACTACATGCACGGCAAGAAGGACACCTACCAGATAATCACCGAGAAGATAGCCAGCGGCGAGCCGCTCACCGTTGACGAGAAGTGGTTCATGCTCCAGGCACCGGGAGGGTTCTTCGACCACACGATTCCCTGGAACGGTGAGCCGATAACCGACCCCAGCGGCAACCCGATAAGGGACTTCTGGAACCGCTACACGGAGCTGAAGGACAAGATGCAGGCCGCGAAGGCCAAATACGCGAACTTACCGCTCGAGGAGCAGAAGGCGGCCGTAACCAACGAGTTCACCGAGCAGGACTACATAGACCTGGCGGTTCTCTTCAACCTCGCCTGGATAGACTACGGCTACATAATGAGCAACCCCGAGCTCAAGGCCCTCTACGACAAGGTGGACGAAGGTGGTTACACGAGGGAGGACGTTAAAACGGTTCTCGACGCCCAGCTCTGGCTCCTCAACCACACCTTCGAGGAGCACGAGAAGATAAACCTCCTTCTCGGCAACGGCAACGTTGAAGTTACGGTAGTCCCCTACGCCCACCCCATAGGCCCGATACTCAACGACTTCGGCTGGGAGAGCGACTTCGACGGCCAGGTGAAGAAGGCGGACGAGCTGTACAGGGAATACCTCGGAAACGGAACCGCTGTCCCGGTCGGGGGCTGGGCCGCTGAGAGTGCCCTCAACGACAAAACTCTCGAAATACTCGCCGAGAACGGCTGGACCTGGGTCATGACCGACCAGCTCGTCCTCGACAGGCTCGGCGTCGATAAGACCGTCGAGAACTACTACAAGCCCTGGGTGGCCGAGTTCAACGGGAAGAAGATCTACCTCTTCCCGCGCGACCACGCTCTCAGCGACCGCGTTGGCTTCACCTACGCCGGAATGAACCAGTACCAGGCCGTTGATGACTTCGTGAACGAGCTCCTCAAGCTCCAGAAGGAGAACTACGACGGTTCCCTGGTTTACGTGGTCACGCTCGACGGTGAGAACCCGTGGGAGCACTACCCCTACGACGGCAAGCTCTTCCTGAACGAGCTTTACAAGAAGCTGACCGAGCTCCAGGAGCAGGGGCTGATAAGGACCCTCACCCCGAGCGAGTACATCCAGCTCTACGGGGACGAGGCCAACAAGCTCGCGCCAAAGATGATGGAGAGGCTTGACCTCACCGGCGACAAAGTTAACGCCCTCCTCAAGGCCCAGAGCCTCGGCGACCTCTACGACACCATCGGCGTTAAGGAGGAGATGCAGTGGCCCGAGAGCAGCTGGATAGACGGAACACTATCCACCTGGATAGGAGAGCCCCAGGAGAACTACGGCTGGTACTTGCTCTACCTGGCGAGAAAGACCCTCATGGAGAAGAAAGGTGAGATGAGCCAGGCGGACTGGGAGAAGGCCCACGAGTACCTGCTCCGCGCCGAGGCGAGCGACTGGTTCTGGTGGTACGGAAGCGACCAGAACAGCGGCCAGGACTACACCTTCGACCGCTACCTCAAGACGTACCTCTACGAGATGTACAAGCTGGCAGGAGTCGAGCCGCCGAGCTACCTCTTCGGCAACTACTTCCCGGACGGCGAGCCCTACGTCACCAGGGCCCTCGACGGCCTTAAGGAGGGCGAAATGAAGAACTACTCCAGCATGTCGTCCCTATCGGACGGCGTGAGCGTTTACTTCGACGGCGATGGGCTGCACTTCATCGTTAAGGGCGACCTCAACGAGTTCGAGGTGAGCATCTGGGAGAAGGGTGAACGCGTTGGAAACACCTTCACCCTGCTCCAGGAGAGGCCGAGCGAGCTCAGGTACTCGATGTTCCCGTTCTCAGCGGACAGCGTTGGACTGCTCATAACCAAGCACATCGTCTATGAGAACGGCAAAGCCGAGATATACAAGGCCACCGACTATGAGAAGAGCGAGAAGCTGGGAGAGCCGACGGTTAGGGACGTCGAGGGCGGTAGGGAGGTAATCGTTCCCTTCGAGTACCTTGAGAACCCGAGCGACTTCTACTTCGCGGTCTCGACCGTCAAGGACAACAGGCTCGAGGTCATAAGCACCCCCGTCGAGCTCAAGCTCCCGACCGAGGTCAAGGGAGTCGTCATAGCGGACATAACCGACCCGGAGGGGGACGACCACGGACCGGGAACCTACACCTACCCAACGGACGGGGTCTTCGTCGAGGGAGCCTTTGACCTCCTCCGCTTCAGGATGCTCGAGCAGACTGACAGCTACGTGATGGAGTTCTACTTCAAGGATCTCGGAGGCAACCCGTGGAACGGACCAAACGGCTTCAGCCTCCAGATAATCGAGGTCTACCTGGACTTCAAGGACGGCGGCAACAGCACCGCCATTAAGATGTTCCCCGATGGACCCGGAGCCAACGTCAACCTCGACCCGAACCATCCCTGGGACGTCGCCTTCAGGATTGCCGGATGGGACTATGGAAATCTCATCATTCTCCCGAACGGAACCGTTTACCAGGGTGAGATGCAGATTTCAGCTGACCCCGTCAAGAACGCGGTGATAGTGAAAGTCCCGAAGAAGTACATTGCCATAAACGAGGACTACGGCCTCTGGGGAGACGTCCTCGTCGGCTCGCAGGACGGCTACGGCCCGGACAAGTGGAGAACGGTGGCCGTGGATGCAGAGCAGTGGAAGCTCGGCGGCGCAGACCCACAGGCGGTCATAAACGGCGTGACCCCGCGCGTCCTTGATGAGCTGGTTCCGCAGGGCTTTGAACCGACCCAGGAGGAGCAGTTAAGCTCCTACGACGCAAATGACATGAAGCTCGCCACGGTCAGGGCCATTCCGCTCCTCAAGCAGGGCATAGTCGTGAGCGACCCGGAGGGGGACGACCACGGACCGGGAACCTACACCTACCCAACGGACGGGGTCTTCAAGCCGGGAGTCTTCGACCTGCTCAAGTTCAAGATGACCGAGGGCGACGATGACTGGACCCTCGAATTCTACTTCAGGGATCTCGGCGGCAACCCCTGGAACGGTCCAAACGGCTTCAGCCTCCAGATAATCGAAGCGTACTTCGACTTCAGAGACGGCGGAAACATCTCGGCGATAAAGATGTTCCCGGACGGGCCCGGAAGCAACGTCCAGCTCGACCCGCACCACCCGTGGGACGTGGCCCTCAGAATCGCGGGATGGGACTACGGGAACCTCATCATCCTCCCGAACGGAACCGTTTACCAGGGTGAGATGCAGATTTCAGCCGACCCAGTCAAGAACGCCATAATAGTCAAGGTTCCGAAGAAGTACCTGCCGAACGTTAGGGAGTACGGGCTCTATGCAGCTGTCATCACAGGCTCCCAGGACGGTTACGGCCCAGACAAGTGGAGGCCGGTTGCAGTCGAGGCGGAACAGTGGAAGCTTGGAGGGGCCGAGGCAGACGCGGTCATAAACGGAGTGGCACCGAGGGTGGTTGATGAGCTCGTTCCAGCTGGCTTCAAGCCGACCCAGGAGGAACAGCTGAACAGCTACGACGCCGAGAACATGAAGCTCGCCACCGTGCTCATGATACCGCTCGTCGAGGGCAGCGGCGGGGAGAAGCCGACCCCGACCGAGACCACCACCAGTGAGACGAGTAGTTCGAGCACCACCTCGAGTCCCTCCAGCACCACTTCCCCGTCAAGCACTACCTCGCCTTCGACCACTCCGACCACCAGCAGTCCAACCACCACAACCACCGGCGGTGGAGGAATCTGCGGCCCTGCCGCCCTGGTGGGACTCGCCCTGCTGCCGCTCCTCGCCAGGAGGCGGCGCTGA